ACGGGCCGGTTCAAGCCGGTGATGAAGGGCTCCAGGGCGAAGCCCATAGGCCTGGAATCCGGCTCCGGCTGGGGAACGGGCGCGTCTCCTGCGCCTCCGGTACCACCGGCTGCGTCCTCCGGCTCACCGGTGGGCTCGACCCCATTCCCGTCGTCGACCCGGCCGGCACCGGCAGCCGGGCCGGATTCATCCCCGGGATCGATCTTTTCCTCCTGCACCCCCTGATCATCACCAGGGGGGCGGCTCCCTTGGTCTTGGTCACCGGGTCCGCCGCACCCCGCCAGCAGCAGCAGGACCAGCACCATGAGCGCCGCCACGGGGCGCCAAGCCGTGGGCAGCATCCTGCCTCAACCCCTTCCCCTTGGAGATGTTGCTGTCCACTTAGTTGCTCACCGCAGGAATCCCTTGCCGGGCAAAGAAAGAGACTGAAGTTTAAGGCCGTTACGGGATTTGTGGAGGGATGCGGCATGGACGAACTGCCTCCGGCCCAGGAGCGCATCAACGAAATCCGCCGCCGGCGGCGGGAGCACATCTTTCCCGGTGTGACCACCTACTACGACCAGTCCCTGGTGGTGGACCGGGCTGAAGGCATGTACGTATACGGCATGGATGGCCGGCAGTACTTGGACTTCTTCGCCGGCATCCTGACGGTGCAGGTAGGCCACTGCGACCCGGAAATCACCCAGGCGGTAGTGGATCAGCTTCACAAGGTCTGGCATACGTCCACGGTGTTCGACACCGAGCCCATGGGCCTGGTGGCTGAAAAGCTGGCCCAGCTTGCCCCGGGCGACCTGACCCATACATTCTTCTGCAACAGCGGCACCGAGGCCAACGAGACCGCCGTCATGCTGGCCCAGCTTTTCACCCGCAATCCCGAAATTCTTGCCTTTCGCCACAGCTACCACGGCCGCTCCGCCGTAGCCTTGTCCCTGACGGGCCAGGCGGCCTGGCGCAAGGGGGCCAACCTGCCGGGGGTGCGGCACATCCCCAGCCCCTACTGCTACCGCTGCCCCTACGGCCAGGAGCCCGAATCCTGCAACCTCCAGTGCGTCAAGGAAATTGAGGAGATCATCCAGACGACCACCAGCGGGGAGATCGCCGGCTTCATCGCCGAGCCCATCCTGGGCTTGGGGGGCCTCATCACGCCCCCCGACGACTACTTCAAGGAAGCGGTGCCCATCATCCGCCGCTACGGGGGCCTGTTCATCGCCGATGAGGTCCAGACGGGCTTCGGCCGCACCGGCACCTACATGTTCGGCATCCAGCACTGGGGCGTGGAGCCCGACATCATGACCTTCGCCAAGGGCATAGCCAACGGCCTGCCCGTGGGGGCCACCCTGGCCCGGGCCGACGTGGCCGCTGCCCTGAAGCCGCCCACCATCTCCACCTTCGGCGGCAACCCCGTCAGCATGGCCGGCGCCTGGGCCACCATTCAGGTGCTGGAGAACCGGGGGTTGGTGGACAACGCCCGGGTGCAGGGGGAGCGCCTGCGGCAGGGGCTTCTGGCCCTGCAGGAGGAGTTCCCCGTCATGGGGGATGTCCGGGGCAAGGGGCTCATGCTGGGCGTGGAGCTGGTCAAGGACCCCGAGACGAAAGAGCCGGCGCCGGACCTGGCGGTGGCGGTGATGCAGGCGGCCAAGGACGAAGGCCTCCTCATCGGCCGCGGCGGTCTTTACAACAACGTGCTGCGGATCACGCCGCCCCTGTCGGTGAGCGCCGGCCAGATCGACGACGCCCTGGCCATGCTGAAGAAGGCCATGACGGCCGCCTTGGCCGCCGTGGGCGGCGATTAAGAAGCGGGGCGCACCCGGCGGCCGGCTTCCACCAGGTCTTGATACACCTTCTCCATGCGCCGGGCCATGAGCCCGGCGCTGAAATGCCGGGCCCGCTCCCGGGCCGCCAGGCTCCGGGCCGGCCGGTCCGTCAAGGCTGCCGCCAGCATGGCCTGGGCCAAGGCCCCGGCCGTGGGCTCCGTCAGGATGCCGCCCGGGCTGTCGCCCACCACGTCGACGGTGGCGGCGGCGTCCACCGCCGCCACGGGCAGCCCCGCGGCC
This DNA window, taken from Sphingobacteriaceae bacterium, encodes the following:
- a CDS encoding aspartate aminotransferase family protein, which gives rise to MDELPPAQERINEIRRRRREHIFPGVTTYYDQSLVVDRAEGMYVYGMDGRQYLDFFAGILTVQVGHCDPEITQAVVDQLHKVWHTSTVFDTEPMGLVAEKLAQLAPGDLTHTFFCNSGTEANETAVMLAQLFTRNPEILAFRHSYHGRSAVALSLTGQAAWRKGANLPGVRHIPSPYCYRCPYGQEPESCNLQCVKEIEEIIQTTTSGEIAGFIAEPILGLGGLITPPDDYFKEAVPIIRRYGGLFIADEVQTGFGRTGTYMFGIQHWGVEPDIMTFAKGIANGLPVGATLARADVAAALKPPTISTFGGNPVSMAGAWATIQVLENRGLVDNARVQGERLRQGLLALQEEFPVMGDVRGKGLMLGVELVKDPETKEPAPDLAVAVMQAAKDEGLLIGRGGLYNNVLRITPPLSVSAGQIDDALAMLKKAMTAALAAVGGD